The Paenibacillus sp. 481 DNA window AGCTGCTTGTGCTGTCAGCCTTGCCAATGGTTGCGCGCATTCAGTATACTAAGCATACAATATAGTAACGGCGTTAAACGGGAGAGCGTTTGACGGTGAGAAATTGCACAGAGAGAACGACCGATGCGTAAGGCTATCCGTATCTTAAGGATACGTCGATGCTGCTCGCCGTGACACCACGGGGTAGCGAACGTAGCAGAGCCCTTGCGCATAGGCTGAAAGTCGTTCCGTTTCGAGTCGAACGCACTGCGCCCGGTAGCTTTGTTCTTGAGCGCATGTCAACATGCGGGTAGAGAATAACGTTTCGTTCACGTTATCGAACGTTAGAGGGATTACATCTGTATAGGCATGCATTTAGCTGCATGTGTATATTGGTCTGTGATTCAAGCAGAGTGGGACCGCGCACAGCGCCTCTGCAGCTACGGCTGCGGAGGCGTTTTTTCGCTTTTATAGAGGGACTTCATAGAAGGGCTATATAACAGAACTACACAACAGAACTACACAGCAGAACTTTTTAGCAGGACACGACCTAATCAACGAGAATAAGCACAACAGTTTACTGAATTAGAGCTTACAACTAACGCAGCACTATTATTACTATGTTCCTAGGGGGGAACCGGTCATGCGGCGCATCATTAAACAAATGCAATCAGATGTGCAAGCGGTGTTCGACAATGACCCGGCTGCGCGCAGTCGGTTAGAGGTCATTTTTACGTATTCAGGACTTCATGCGATCTGGGCTCATCGTGTAGCTCATTGGTTCTATAAGCGAAAATGGTTTGCGCCAGCGCGTCTTATTTCACAAGTAAGTCGCTTTATGACAGGGATTGAAATTCATCCTGGTGCACGCATTGGACAGCGTTTGTTTATAGATCACGGCATGGGTGTAGTTGTTGGGGAAACGTGTGAAATCGGTGATGACGTCGTGATTTATCAAGGAGTGACATTGGGGGGAACGGGCAAGGAAAAAGGCAAGCGGCACCCGACTATCGGCAACAACGTCGTTATTGCTTCCGGGGCCAAAGTACTTGGTTCCTTCCAAGTAGGGGAACATTCGAATATCGGTGCGAATTCGGTTGTGCTTCGTGAAGTGCCTCCGCACTGTACAGTGGTAGGTATACCAGGGCGAATAGTGAAGCAGGATGGCATTCGTATTGATAGGTTGAATCACGGACAGCTACCCGATCCAGTGATCGATATGTTTCGCTCGATGCAGACGGAGATCGATCGTCTAAAGGCTGAAATGGAACAGATGAAGGTGGACAGAAACAACAAGTCAACCGGTGCTGGAACTGGGACCGTTGGAGCATTACCAAGAATAAGGGAAAGCTCTTCTACTTCTTCTTCGAATCGTTCTACAGATGGAGCGGGAACAGAGTCGGGTCGTTCAGACTCCTTCTCGCATAGTGAGAGCAGTGGCGAAGCTGATGACGAGGATAGTTCGCAGAGAAATAAAGTAGCAGTCAAAGTATAAGTTTATTAAATGATGAGGAGGTAGCGTGCATGACGTTACACATTTACAACACGATGACACGCAGTAAAGAGGAGTTTCAGCCTATAAAATCAGGACAGGTAAGCATGTATGTATGCGGTCCTACGGTTTATGGTTATATTCATATTGGAAACGCAAGGCCGATGATGGTCTTTGATGTCGTGCGTCGTTATTTAGAGACGACAGGTTATGAAGTTAACTACATCGTAAACTTTACAGATGTTGATGATAAGCTGATTCGCAAGGCAGCAGAAATGAACATAACGGTGCCAGAAGCAGCTGACTTGTTTATTGAAGCTTTCAATGCTGATACTGATGGGCTCGGCATTCGCCGTGCAACGATGAACCCGCGTGTTACCGAGCACATGGAAGAGATTATCCGCTTTATCGCGGATTTGGAAGAGCGTGGCTTTGCTTATGAATCGGGCGGTGACGTTTACTTCCGTACCAAGAAGTTCGCTGAGTACGGCAAGTTGTCGCAGCAGAACTTGGAAGAGCTTCAATTCGGTATCCGTATTGAAGTAGATGCGCGTAAAGAGCAGCCAGAAGACTTTGTCCTTTGGAAAGGCGCGAAGCCAGGCGAAATTGCATGGGCTAGCCCTTGGGGGGAAGGACGCCCAGGCTGGCACATTGAGTGCTCTGCGATGGCGCGTAAGTACTTAGGAGATACGCTTGATATTCATGGCGGCGGACAAGATTTGCAATTCCCGCACCACGAATGTGAAGTGGCCCAGTCTGAGTCATTAACAGGTAAGCCGTTTGCAAATGTATGGATGCACAACGGATTCATCAATATAGATAATGAGAAAATGTCGAAGTCATTGGGCAACGGCTGGTTAGTTAAAGATTTGCGTCAAACGTATAATCCGGACGCGATTCGCTACTTTATCCTTTCTTCCCATTATCGGAATCCACTTAATTTCAGCGAAGAGGCACTCAAGCAGGCTGAAAAAAGTGTTGAACGAATTGCCAATGCGGTAGCCAATGTGAAGCATGCGTTACAGTCCGCGTTGGAAGCAAGTAGCGATCCGGTACGTTCGGATGCGAATGCTGAACATGATGAGCTGTTAGGCCTAAGCCTGAACCTTGAGCCGAACGAAGAGCTGCAAGCGAAATTGGCTGAAATCCTAGATCAGTTCGATGCTAAAATGCAGGACGATTTCAATACAGCGGATGCGATTACCGCGCTGTTTGATTGGGTGAGCGAGGCGAATGTTTATTTGCAAAAAGGAACAGCAACACAATCGTTTAGCGCCGCAGATCTGCAGGCGTTGTTGGACGCATTTGACGCAATGAACGAAGTGCTAGGGCTTGTAAGTGAACAGGAGCAGCAATTGTTGGATGCCGATGTGGATCGACTGATTCAAGAGCGCACAGATGCACGCAATTCGAAAAATTGGGCGCGTGCAGATGAGATTCGCGATTTGCTGACCGAGCAAGGGATTTTGCTGGAGGATACGCCACAAGGTTTGCGCTGGCGCCGGAAATGAGAGGAGCGTTAGCAGCAGGAATGAAAAAGGAAGATAATCAACTGCAACTTAGTCACAATAAAGAAGGGGAAGAGTCAGCAGACTGGCTCTTTCCATTTGCGCCGAAGAAGGATGCACATTTGCTGCATCCTATCGTGCTCGCCTACATGGGCGATGCCATTTATGAGACAGCGATTCGCCAATATTTAATTTCTAAGGCGAATCATCGGCCACACCATTTGCATCGCGAAGCGACACGTTATGTGTCAGCCAAAGCTCAAGCACGATTTTTGATGCGGATCACACCGCTTCTCACTGAAGAGGAAGCGGACGTCGTGAGACAAGGCCGCAACACGAAATCGAGTGTGCCGAGAAGTGCTAATATGAGCGAGTACCGCCAAGCAACAGCATTAGAGTCGTTGATTGGCTACTTATACTTTAGCCGTCGCCATGAACGTCTACGTGAGTTGCTGGATATCATTGTCCACAGTGATGAGGAGCAGGATCAGGCAGTTACACAAGTTACCGAAGATCAGGAGTCATGACGCAGTGACAACAATGGTACCTATGTCTTAAAATTTAATCACAACAAACATCAATAGAACAATACCACTACAGCCAAATCATTTATTATCGCAGCAATGTGGCATAAAGCAGGTTGTTTTAACAGGAGGACAATAATCGTATGCAAGAGAACCACGAAGAAGCAGAATACATTGCCGGAAAGCACTCGGTCACCGAGGCGCTTCGCTCTGGTAGAGCAATTAATAAAATATGGATCGCTGACAACGCGCAAAAACATTTGACGCTGCCTATTATCGCTGAAGCGAAAAAAGTGGGTGTCATCGTCCAAACGGCTGACAAGCGTAAGTTGGACCAAATGGTTGAAGGCGTTCAACACCAAGGTGTTGTCGCACAAGTTGCAGCCTATGCCTATGTTGAGCTGGAAGATATTTTGGCACGTGCAGAACAAAAAGGCGAGACGCCGTTTATCCTACTGCTTGATGAAATCGAGGACCCACACAATTTGGGATCGATCTTACGTTCAGCAGATTGCACAGGCGTACACGGTGTTGTGATTCCGAAGCGTCGTGCGGTAGGCTTGACCGCAACAGTATCCAAAATATCGGCAGGTGCCGTAGAATATGTTCCAGTCGCACGCGTTACGAACTTGGCGCAAACGATGGAGCAACTAAAAGAGCGCGGAGTTTGGATCGTCGGCACAGACGTGTCTGCTAAGCAAGACATTTATGATGCGGACGTATTCAATCTTCCGGTCGCACTCGTCATCGGTAACGAGAACAAAGGGATGGGGCGTCTTGTACGCGAAAAATGCGACGTATTATTAAAATTGCCGATGTCCGGGCAAATTAATTCATTAAATGCGTCGGTAGCCGCTGGCATTTTCATGTACGAGGTTGTACGCCGTCGTCGCGGTTAAGGAGTACATGAATGAAGCAGCAGGATTGGCGCGACGTGTTATTGGTCGACGGCTACAACATGATCGGCGCTTGGCCGGAGCTAAGTCAGCTGGCTGATAGTGGGCTGGAAGAGGCGCGTGACCGATTGCTTCATATGCTAGCTGATTATCAAGCTTATTCTGGACGTCGTGTCGTTGTAGTATTTGATGCGTATCTTGTGCCAGGGCTTGGAGTGAAATACTCGCAAGGTAAAGTGAGTGTTTATTTTACAAAAGAAAAAGAGACGGCGGATGAATGTATTGAGCGTTTAGTTAAGGAACTGACACATCGCCGCCGTCAAATTTATGTGGCGACTTCTGACAGTACCGAGCAACATGTCGCCTTTGGCCATGGGGCACTGCGTATTTCAGCACGTGAGCTACTCATTATCATAGAACAAGCACGCAAAGAGGTCGAAGTGCGTATTCGCGAACAAACGTTATTTCCGATTAAGAAAAACCCTATTGAGGGCAAGCTTAGTCTGGAACAATTAAAAATAATGGAGCGTATGCGTCGAGGAGAACGATTCGACAAAGACAGCTAATTACATTGTGTTTAAACTGTTTTATAACAGGGTACTTCGACAAATGCCGTCATATATTTACACAAACTAGATGTTTAGCCTTCGTTTTCATTTTTTTCGACAACAATTTTTTTGATTAAAATGCCGAAAATCCGCTCTGCAATAAGGATTCCTTCGGTTGACGCTGCTAGACCAATTCATATATACTGAATCTATCATTTGTGATGTAACGGGTGGATTGCGTTGCAGGCCGGAGGGATTGCTAGTGAGTGTCGACCTCAAAGTATTGAGCACTTCCCCATATGATCGGTTGACAGATGAACTATTAGTCGACTCGGTCCGTGAGGGTGACAATGAAGCGCTTGAATACTTAATTAATAAATATCGCAATTTCGTACGGGCGAAGGCACGTTCTTATTTTTTAATAGGAGCTGACCGTGAGGATATCGTACAAGAAGGCATGATTGGTTTATATAAATCAATTCGTGACTTCAAAGGAGATAAGTTAGCGTCGTTCAAGGCGTTTGCGGAATTATGTATAACACGTCAGATTATTACGGCCATTAAGACGGCCACGCGTCAGAAGCATATTCCACTCAACTCATACGTCTCATTGGACAGGCCTATTTATGATGAAGATTCCGACCGTACGTTGCTTGATGTTATCGGCAGTTCTCGTGTATCCGATCCTGAAGAGTTGATTATTAATCAGGAAGAGTTTATCGGACTCGAAGATAAGATGGCCGAAATATTAAGTGATTTAGAACGTAAAGTGCTTATGCTTTATTTAGATGGTCGTTCCTATCAGGAAATTGCCGTTGATTTAGACAGACACGTAAAATCAATCGACAATGCATTACAGCGAGTTAAGCGTAAGTTGGAGCGTTACTTAGAACTACGTGATGAAGAAGAAAGCTAACGTTGTGGTTAAACCGCTATAACAATAAAAGATGCTCGTAGCCGTTGAATACGGATGACGGGCATTTTATTGTATTCGGAATTGTTGTATAACAGTGTGATTGCTAGCGCCTTTTGTAATGCTGAAGTAATAGAGTAAAAACAAGTTGACGTTTAGTTCTATTGGAACTGTTCTATACTAGTTATTAAGCTATCGCTTAGCGATCATTTCCTTTGTCAAACCAGCTGCCTATGTGATAGATTAAAGGGCATAAACCCCCACGGCGTCAACATCTTTTCATTGACATGAAATGACCCGTATGATAAAGTGTTTGGGTAGCCCTAAATATGCGACGTTTTTTAGGTTGAATTACGACGCTTCTTATCAAAAGGTGTCTTCAGGAGGTGTACAACATGCGGGTAATCGTTACGATGGCTTGCACGGGTTGCAAACAGCGCAACTATACAACAACGAAGAATAAACGCAATCACCCAGACCGCATCGAGTTGAAGAAATTCTGCAAGTTCTGCAACGAGCATACTTCTCATCGCGAAACAAGATAAGTCTGATGGAGGTGTAGTCCGTGGCTTTCTTCGGGAAACTGAAACAAAGTTTCGGTTCAATGTTTTCCTTTTTCGGCGACAGCTGGGGCGAATTGAAAAAGGTTCGCTGGCCCAATCGTAAAGAACTGACAAGCTACACGATCGTCGTATTAGCCACGGTCATCTTTATGACGTTCTATTTCTGGGTCCTTGACATCGGGATTTCCGCGATTGTCGAAGCGATTATTTAATAAAGTCCCAAGGTGGCTTGAATATGGAAAAAAGATGGTACGTTGTTCATACCTACTCAGGTTATGAGAACAAGGTGAAAGCCAATTTGGAAAAACGTGTCGAATCTATGGGCATGGAAGACAAGATATTCCGCGTTCTTGTTCCGATGGAAGAAGAAATCGTAAACAAAGACGGTAAGAAAAAGACTGTCATGCGTAAAGTTTACCCGGGATATGTTCTTGTCGAAATGATTCAAACTGATGAATCTTGGTATGTTGTTCGCAACACGCCAGGGGTCACAGGGTTCGTTGGCTCTACTGGTTCCGGTTCTAAACCTACTGCATTGTTGCCAGATGAAGTTGAACAGATTCTGAAAACAATGGGTATGGAACAGCCGAAGACCACGATTGAGTTCGAACTGAAGGAATCGGTACGTATTATGGTAGGACCTTTCGCCAACTTCGTCGGTACGATTGAAGAAATCGTACTAGACAGAGAGAAGTTGAAGGTCCACGTAAACATGTTTGGACGAGAAACCCCACTTGAGTTGGATTACCACCAAGTAGAGAAGATTTAATCTTTGAGGTTTCTTTATGGATTAAAATGCGGTTTGCCGCATTTAGAATCCATATTATTAGCGCAAGGGGGTGTACCACATGGCAAAAAAGGTCATTAAAATGGTTAAATTGCAAATTCCAGCAGGTAAAGCGAATCCAGCACCTCCAGTAGGTCCTGCATTGGGTCAAGCAGGCGTTAACATCATGGCGTTCTGTAAAGAGTTCAACGCAAAAACAGCTGATCAAGCGGGTTTGATTATCCCGGTTGAAATCACTGTATTTGAAGACCGCTCCTTTACGTTCATCACGAAAACTCCACCTGCAGCTGTATTGCTGAAAGTTGCAACTAAGGTTGAAAAAGGTTCCGGTGAGCCGAACAAGAAGAAGGTTGCTACTGTTAAACGTTCTGTTGTTCGTGAAATCGCTGAACAAAAAATGCCTGACTTGAACGCAGCTTCCGTTGAGGCAGCTATGCTCATGATCGAAGGCACAGCCCGCAGCATGGGCATCGTCGTTGAAGACTAATTCTTAGTCTTCTTGACGTTAGTGGGAGGTTAATCCGCTAATACCACATGAGGAGGAAATAACATGGCAAAACACGGCAAGAAATATATCGAAGCTGCTAAGTTGTTCGATAAAGAAGCAACTTATGAGCCAGCTGAAGCCATTGAATTGGTGAAAAAAGCGGCAACAGCTAAATTCGACGAAACTGTTGAAGTAGCAGTTCGTTTGGGTGTAGACCCACGTAAACAAGACCAAGCAGTTCGTGGCGTCGTTGTACTGCCTCACGGCACAGGTAAAACGAAGCGCGTGCTTGTATTCGCTAAAGGCGATAAAGCTAAAGAAGCAGAAGCAGCAGGTGCTGACTTTGTTGGTGATCAAGATCTTATCAACAAAATTCAACAAGGCTGGTTCGAGTTCGATGTCTGCGTAGCTACGCCAGACATGATGAGCGAAGTTGGTAAATTGGGACGTATCCTTGGTGGTAAAGGTCTCATGCCAAACCCTAAAGCTGGTACGGTTACTTTTGATGTTACTAAAGCTGTTCAAGAAATCAAAGCTGGTAAAATCGAGTACCGTCTAGACAAAGCAGGTCAAATTCATGCGCCAATCGGTAAAGTATCTTTCGACGCTGACAAGTTGAACGACAACATGACAGCATTGATCGACGCTTTGAACCGTGCGAAGCCGGCAGCGGCTAAGGGCGTTTACATGAAGAACATCTCGGTATCATCGACGATGGGCCCTGCAGCACGCGTTAACACAGCATCTTTCCGCTAAGATTCACTTAGCCATTTGGTAAGTAAAGGGATGAGTTGACATTGTTCGACCATTTATGCTATCCTTATGGAGTTGCTGAAAGCAGCGTGTACTAAACATTGAATAATCATACCGTAGACAGTAGGCGCCGAAAGGCTTAATCTCCTACCGAGGTGTTCGAATAGACTGAGTGCGATGGTGTACGTCATAAGACGTGGCCGTACACCATTCGCTTTCGTAATGCCTCTGTACTTCATACAGAGGCTTTTCTTATGCTCGCGTAGGATGACGAACACAAGATGCGGTTGTGAACCATACTTGTAGGAGGTGGAACAAGTGGCAAACGCAAAAGTAATCGAATCTAAACAACAAGCAGTTCAAGAAATTGCTGACAAATTGCGCGGTAGCGTAACAACAGTTGTTGCTGATTACCGTGGATTGAACGTTTCGCAAGTGACTGAACTCCGTAAGCAATTGCGCGAGGCAGGCATCGAATTCCAAGTGTTGAAAAACTCTTTGGTACGTCGTGCAACTGAGCAAGCAGAGTTGACGGAATTGGACAGTGCGTTGACTGGTCCGACGGCGATTGCATTCAGCCGTGAGGACGCAGTAGCTCCTGCGAAAATTTTGGCTGACTTCGCGAAGAAAAACGACGCTCTTGAAATTAAGGGTGGTATCGTAGAAGGTCGCGTAGTTGATGTAGCGCAAATTCAAGAGTTGGCAGCATTGCCTTCACGCGATGGTTTGTTGTCTATGTTGCTCAGCGTGCTTCAAGCACCTGTTCGCAACTTCGCTTTGGCTGTCAAAGCAGTCGGCGAAAAGAAAGAAGCGGAAGCTCAATAATTATACCGTTTCAGCGATGGAACGTTATGCAAAATACTATTAAATCATTAATATGGAGGTTCAACCATGAGCAAAGAGCAAATCTTGGAAGCCATCAAAGGCATGTCCGTATTGGAATTGAACGATCTTGTTAAAGCAATCGAAGAAGAATTCGGCGTAACAGCTGCAGCTCCAGTTGCAGTAGTAGCTGGCGGTGCTGTTGAAGCTGCTGAGCAAACTGAATTCGACGTAATTTTGAACAGCGCTGGCGCTGGCAAAATCAACGTAATCAAAGTAGTTCGCGAAATCACAGGTCTTGGCCTGAAAGAAGCGAAAGACTTGGTAGACAACGCTCCTAAAGCGTTGAAAGAAAAAGTAAGCAAAGAAGAAGCAGAAGCAGTAAAAGCGAAGCTTGAAGAAGCTGGCGCGACTGTAGAAGTGAAGTAATTTCAGCTTCTCGATGTGCGAACCCCTTGAAGTTACTTCAAGGGGTTCGTTGTCTAGGATACGACATCAGATTCGACTTGTGATGAAGTCACTTTGACTAGCGCATGCTAGACAATGAACGACAGCACACGATAGAGCTGAAATGGAGGTTTACGAATGGCTAATCATTATTATAGCAAACAGCCAAGCGTAGCAAATGATCGTAAATTGCTTCAAATGGAGTTGCGTGGTTTTACATTGCGTTTCAACTCTGATGCGGGTGTATTTTCAAAGAGTGACATTGATTATGGAAGCCGTGTGCTCATTGATGCTATGGATATACCAGAACAAGCGCGAGTGCTAGACGTTGGCTGCGGTTATGGTCCTATTGGCATAACAGCTGCAAAGCTAGCGACAGCTGGTGAGGTCGTTATGGTTGATGTGAATGAACGTGCATTAGACCTAGCTCGTGAAAATGCAGCTTTGAACGGCGTCACAAACGTGGTCATCCGTGAGAGTGATGGGTTGGCTGCGTTGGATGGAGAAATGTTCGATGTTATTCTAACGAACCCGCCAATTCGTGCAGGTAAAGAAGTTGTACACCGTATTTTTGAACAATCCTACACTCATTTGCAACAAGGTGGTTCCTTGTGGATCGTTATTCAAAAGAAACAAGGTGCACCCTCCGCGGAGGCAAAATTGATCGCGTTGTTTGGGGAAGAGTCTGTAGAAGAAGTAACAAAAGATAAAGGTTATCGTATTTTCAGAGCGCAAAAATGATTTTTTGTTGACTTCATATGACCAATATGATAATATTATAGAATGTCAGTATTAGGATGGCCTTCATGTCTTTATTTCGCTAAAATGTCAAGCCTTTTTTTGAAAAGGATGCATATATTTTCGTCACTTGACGTATAATGTTTACATTTTGGGCAAATCTATCGTTATGAAGGTGGAATGACAACTCGAAACGACGGCACGGGGAAACGGCGTCCATCTGGATAGATGTTTTTGCCGTGAGCGTGCGTTTTTCTTTTTGTCGCGGTTTTTACATTTTATACTGTTTTGGAGTCTCTTTCGAGGACTTTATTATAAAGGATACCGAAAAGGATTCGCAATCCATATTTTTGAGTAGACATGAGGGGTGAGTTTAAGTTGGCAGGACATCTTGTTCAGTATGGTCGACGCACTCGGCGCAGCTATGCGCGCATCAAAGAGGTACTCGAAGTTCCGAACTTGATAGAAATCCAACAGAAATCGTACGAATGGTTTTTGGACGAAGGATTGCGTGAAATGTTCCAAGACATTTCGCCGATTATGGATTTCACAGGTAATTTGGTTCTGGAGTTTGTCGATTACAGCTTAGGTGAACCAAAATATTCGGTTGATGAATCGAAGGAACGCGACGTTACTTATGCAGCACCACTTCGCGTTAAAGTTCGCCTGCTCAATAAAGAGACCGGTGAAGTGAAAGAACAGGAAGTGTTTATGGGTGATTTCCCACTCATGACGGAAACCGGGACATTCATTATCAACGGTGCAGAACGCGTCATCGTCAGCCAGTTGGTCCGCTCCCCAAGTGTCTATTTCAGCACTAAAGTTGACAAGAACGGGAAGAAGACATATACGGCGACGGTAATTCCGAACCGCGGAGCATGGTTGGAGTTGGAGACGGATGCGAAGGACATCATTTATGTTCGTATTGATCGCACACGTAAAATTCCAGTCACAGTATTGCTGCGTGCACTCGGATTTGGCACAGACGAACAAATCTTAGATTTGCTCGGTCATGACGAATATATTCGCAATACCCTAGATAAAGACAATACAGATTCGACAGAGAAAGCGCTCATCGAGATTTATGAGCGTTTGCGTCCAGGCGAGCCACCGACGTTGGAGAATGCTAAGAGCTTACTGATTGCTCGTTTCTTCGACCCGAAGCGCTACGACTTGGCGAACGTCGGTCGTTACAAAATTAATAAAAAGCTTCACATCAAAAACCGCTTGTTCAATCAACGTTTGGCGGAAACGCTCGTTGATCCGGATACGGGAGAAATTCTCGCAGAAGAGGGTCAAATGATTGACCGTCGTTTGCTCGACGAAATTTTGCCGCGTCTGGAAAGCAATGTTGGGTTCAAGACTTACCACGTTGCTGGCGGCGTATTGGATGCAGATGACATTCCGTTGCAAACAATTAGTGTGTACTCACCGCTTGAAGATAATAAAGTTACCAAGTTGATTGCTAACGGTATTATCGACAAAAACGTGAAGCACATTACATCGGCGGACATTATCTCGTCCATCAACTATTTCATCAACTTGCTGCACGGCATCGGAAGCACAGACGATATTGACCATCTTGGTAACCGTCGTCTACGTTCCGTAGGTGAGTTGTTGCAAAACCAATTCCGTATCGGTTTATCCCGTATGGAACGTGTTGTGCGTGAGCGTATGTCCATTCAAGATGCGAATGTGATTACACCGCAAGCCCTGATCAATATTCGTCCAGTTATCGCTTCGATCAAGGAGTTCTTCGGAAGCTCCCAGTTGTCGCAGTTTATGGACCAGACGAATCCATTGGCAGAGCTGACGCACAAACGTCGTCTGTCTGCACTCGGACCTGGTGGTTTGACGCGTGAGCGCGCGGGCTTTGAAGTTCGAGACGTTCACCACTCACACTATGGTCGTATGTGCCCGATCGAGACTCCAGAGGGTCCGAACATCGGTTTGATCAACTCCTTGTCCACGTTTGCACGTGTGAACGAGTACGGCTTCATTGAAGCACCATATCGTTGGGTTGATCCGAAGACGGGTCAAGTAACAGAGAATATCGATTACTTGACAGCAGACGAAGAAGATAACTATGTTATCGCACAAGCAAATGCGCCTTTGAATGATGACAATTCATTTAGAGATGACACGGTTATCGTTCGTTACAATAAACAATCGGATAACATCTTGACCATGCCGACGGAACGTGTAGACTACATGGACGTTTCGCCGAAACAGGTTGTATCCGTTGCAACAGCGCTTATTCCATTCTTGGAAAACGATGACTCCAACCGCGCGCTCATGGGATCAAACATGCAGCGGCAGGCGGTACCGTTGTTGATACCGCAGGCGCCATTCGTTGGTACAGGTATGGAACACAAATCAGCTAAAGACTCTGGTGTATGTATTGTATCCAAAGTCGATGGTGTTGTTGAGCGAGTTACAGCGAATGAAATTCAAGTTCGCCGTATCGAAAATGTTGACGGTAAAGAAGTTAAAGGCGATCTCGTTAAACATAAGTTGCAGAAGTTTATGCGTTCCAACCAAGGAACTTGCATTAACCAACGTCCACTTGCCAGAAAAGGTGAAATCGTCAAACCAGGCGATATTCTAGCGGACGGTCCTTCCACTGAGATGGGTGAAATTGCACTCGGTCGTAACGTTGTCGTTGCGTTTATGACGTGGGAAGGCTACAACTATGAGGATGCGATTTTGCTATCCGAAAAAATGGTGAAAGAGGACGTTTATACGTCCATTCACATTGAAGAATATGAGTCTGAAGCTCGTGATACGAAGCTTGGACCTGAAGAAATTACACGCGACATTCCGAATGTCGGCGAAGAAGCGCTGAAGAACCTCGACGAGCGCGGTATTATCCGTGTTGGTGCTGAGATTAAAGCAGGCGATATCCTCGTTGGTAAAGTAACGCCTAAGGGTGTTACGGAATTGACTGCTGAAGAGCGTCTCTTGCACGCAA harbors:
- the secE gene encoding preprotein translocase subunit SecE, with the translated sequence MKQSFGSMFSFFGDSWGELKKVRWPNRKELTSYTIVVLATVIFMTFYFWVLDIGISAIVEAII
- a CDS encoding Mini-ribonuclease 3, with product MRGALAAGMKKEDNQLQLSHNKEGEESADWLFPFAPKKDAHLLHPIVLAYMGDAIYETAIRQYLISKANHRPHHLHREATRYVSAKAQARFLMRITPLLTEEEADVVRQGRNTKSSVPRSANMSEYRQATALESLIGYLYFSRRHERLRELLDIIVHSDEEQDQAVTQVTEDQES
- the rlmB gene encoding 23S rRNA (guanosine(2251)-2'-O)-methyltransferase RlmB, with the translated sequence MQENHEEAEYIAGKHSVTEALRSGRAINKIWIADNAQKHLTLPIIAEAKKVGVIVQTADKRKLDQMVEGVQHQGVVAQVAAYAYVELEDILARAEQKGETPFILLLDEIEDPHNLGSILRSADCTGVHGVVIPKRRAVGLTATVSKISAGAVEYVPVARVTNLAQTMEQLKERGVWIVGTDVSAKQDIYDADVFNLPVALVIGNENKGMGRLVREKCDVLLKLPMSGQINSLNASVAAGIFMYEVVRRRRG
- the sigH gene encoding RNA polymerase sporulation sigma factor SigH, with the translated sequence MSVDLKVLSTSPYDRLTDELLVDSVREGDNEALEYLINKYRNFVRAKARSYFLIGADREDIVQEGMIGLYKSIRDFKGDKLASFKAFAELCITRQIITAIKTATRQKHIPLNSYVSLDRPIYDEDSDRTLLDVIGSSRVSDPEELIINQEEFIGLEDKMAEILSDLERKVLMLYLDGRSYQEIAVDLDRHVKSIDNALQRVKRKLERYLELRDEEES
- the rpmG gene encoding 50S ribosomal protein L33, with the translated sequence MRVIVTMACTGCKQRNYTTTKNKRNHPDRIELKKFCKFCNEHTSHRETR
- a CDS encoding NYN domain-containing protein; the encoded protein is MKQQDWRDVLLVDGYNMIGAWPELSQLADSGLEEARDRLLHMLADYQAYSGRRVVVVFDAYLVPGLGVKYSQGKVSVYFTKEKETADECIERLVKELTHRRRQIYVATSDSTEQHVAFGHGALRISARELLIIIEQARKEVEVRIREQTLFPIKKNPIEGKLSLEQLKIMERMRRGERFDKDS
- the cysS gene encoding cysteine--tRNA ligase codes for the protein MTLHIYNTMTRSKEEFQPIKSGQVSMYVCGPTVYGYIHIGNARPMMVFDVVRRYLETTGYEVNYIVNFTDVDDKLIRKAAEMNITVPEAADLFIEAFNADTDGLGIRRATMNPRVTEHMEEIIRFIADLEERGFAYESGGDVYFRTKKFAEYGKLSQQNLEELQFGIRIEVDARKEQPEDFVLWKGAKPGEIAWASPWGEGRPGWHIECSAMARKYLGDTLDIHGGGQDLQFPHHECEVAQSESLTGKPFANVWMHNGFINIDNEKMSKSLGNGWLVKDLRQTYNPDAIRYFILSSHYRNPLNFSEEALKQAEKSVERIANAVANVKHALQSALEASSDPVRSDANAEHDELLGLSLNLEPNEELQAKLAEILDQFDAKMQDDFNTADAITALFDWVSEANVYLQKGTATQSFSAADLQALLDAFDAMNEVLGLVSEQEQQLLDADVDRLIQERTDARNSKNWARADEIRDLLTEQGILLEDTPQGLRWRRK
- the nusG gene encoding transcription termination/antitermination protein NusG codes for the protein MEKRWYVVHTYSGYENKVKANLEKRVESMGMEDKIFRVLVPMEEEIVNKDGKKKTVMRKVYPGYVLVEMIQTDESWYVVRNTPGVTGFVGSTGSGSKPTALLPDEVEQILKTMGMEQPKTTIEFELKESVRIMVGPFANFVGTIEEIVLDREKLKVHVNMFGRETPLELDYHQVEKI
- the rplA gene encoding 50S ribosomal protein L1, with the protein product MAKHGKKYIEAAKLFDKEATYEPAEAIELVKKAATAKFDETVEVAVRLGVDPRKQDQAVRGVVVLPHGTGKTKRVLVFAKGDKAKEAEAAGADFVGDQDLINKIQQGWFEFDVCVATPDMMSEVGKLGRILGGKGLMPNPKAGTVTFDVTKAVQEIKAGKIEYRLDKAGQIHAPIGKVSFDADKLNDNMTALIDALNRAKPAAAKGVYMKNISVSSTMGPAARVNTASFR
- the rplK gene encoding 50S ribosomal protein L11 — translated: MAKKVIKMVKLQIPAGKANPAPPVGPALGQAGVNIMAFCKEFNAKTADQAGLIIPVEITVFEDRSFTFITKTPPAAVLLKVATKVEKGSGEPNKKKVATVKRSVVREIAEQKMPDLNAASVEAAMLMIEGTARSMGIVVED